TCCAAACGCATGTGTCGGGCATTCGCTTGCCATTCCAGCATTGTTTTTACATTTCGTATTTTGcctttattatgtatttatggTTTTCATTTCTAACTCCTCTTCACTTTTTCATGCTTCGTCTGCTTTTTATGTGTGCTTCGGCGATTTTTTGTACGCTTTACGCATTTCATTTTCCAAGGCTTGACAGCTACAATTTATCACtgaaaatctaatttttcatattttacgaTTAATACCTTTTTACTCTCATATCTCCTACAATTACTTTggtattcttttttttactcaaaatattttcattaagtttcttcatttcggaaatttcattgaatattgtatataattcgGTTAGAGATGGTCCTGTAAGAAGAGGAGGTATGAAAGCATGAAGTGTATTGTCTAGGATTTTAGCCTCTCAATCTACAGCCCACTGCTGCAGTGTTACCCAAAACACGATCAGTCCAACTTAGAATCTTCTTAAGATTTTAACgcaatgaaaacgaaagaagaAGATTAAAAAGGTCGCAGGAATGAGAACTATAAAAAGCATTGTATTCGAAGAACACCAAGTACAAATCAAAAAACCTCCCGGACTATTAAAGATCTCTCAGTGAAAGGCATTTTGATCATTCACGGTTCGACAACTATCACACAGACTCGTTTATTGGCCTCTGCATAGTTAGTTTATAAAGTCAATTCTTATGACTTCTCCTTCCGAGTTTACTTTTCCTCCTTCATTCACAGATTATTAGAAATAAGGTTCAAATACTCGGTAACACTACAGACCAGTACATCTCTAATAtcattccaaaaataaaatgtttataggGTATAGTACTGCCACAAACTAAAGAAtatgtttatgttttgtttattttgttttatgttcaTGTTTAAGATTATTAAAGAACCGTGGTGTTTAGAGCCACAATTTTAACATCAGATCACGTTATGATCACAAAAAAGTGCACATGATTTCGTTGCGATAACGTACAAGCCAGTACAAATTCAGCCATAGACGTCCAGTTCTTGATCTtcgtattttgtatgctttgtaTTTACCTTTAACGAAGTCAACAACCCTTCATGAGATCATTGAACTTTGTTGGCATTGACCCTCTTCTTACTCATTAAGATCAATGACCTCTTTGTTTCTTCAATTCTTGCTTTAACGGGGCCAACAACCTTTATTGAGGTCATAGACCCTTTCTTTACATTTAACGAGGTCTACAATCCTGAGGCCAATGAACCTTTTGTTCACCTTAGCAAAATCAATAACCATTCTTAAGGTCAATAACTTTTGGTGAGGACAATGATACATTTTTTACCGTTAGTAAGGTTAACAACCCTGAGGTCAATGAccccctttgtttacatttactcCTTTCCAGGTGATTGActcctttgtttacatttagcgaGGTCAACAGCTCGTCCTGAAGTCAGTAACCATTCTCTAGGTCAAAGaccctttttttaatttaatgccaTATTTAGCAAAGGCAAAAACCGCACACgatatcaaatatttaaaggTTGTTGGCTTCACTATGAGTCGTAGTACAGTTATGTGAGATACTTATGAGACATTTGAGATAGGGTACGTAAAAAGGATGTAGGATCTGATGTCAAGTCCAACAACAGAGTTTTCCAGATTACCTATCTTATGTTATTATGTTCTTTAAAATCAACtatttatgtttacaatttctttttcgttGCCAGCCATATCTCCCGCCGCCAACTATTACGTCTTTTGACTAAAAACCACTACTATAGAGGTGTAAAAAGATATGAGAAATAAGAAGCCATCGTAATAAACTGATAAGACAATGAGAGTAATGATCTCGTGATTATTTAAAGATCAAGCCTAAGTATTGTATATAACaggaaaaagaaatgaaatccTCAACTGTTCTAATTTCTTTATCATATTTCTGTCTTTTCAGTCATGTTCAAACCAAGagagttttggaaaaatttacgGTGCTAATAAATTATACACACAGCTACCTAATTTGGCGTGGATTTAAGATCATGAAGCTgaggtatttttaatttatttatattttctctctAAAGTAGGgcattgaaagaaaaaaactcgtTGAGAGAGGGGCTCATTTCTTAACAGAATTACTTTACTATTTACTTGTTGAGTGTACCATATTAAATCTAGGAAATGAAGAATCTCAAGTTACGTGCTCCTGATAGCAACTGGGTGCAGATGCTCAATGTGATCACCAATATTACATGCTCATTTGGAGAATACCATTGAATCAATTAGAATAATGATCGAACGAATAATAAAGTTAGAATTTTCTTGAGGGCAGTTCTCAGAGCGGTAACAGGATTTGTTGCACCCAACACTTTATAATTGAACAGTTATTATTATACTACATTAATTCTTAATCGAATTCAAATTGAGTTGAAACTGCCATGCAGCTCTGAGGGTTGTTGTCCACGCTGTAAATTTGGCTTTGCTTAACTCTGCGGGTTCTTGTCGAAGCTGTAAATTAGTGTTCATTGATAAAATCGCAATCACTTGATGAATTTTAATCAGAGGAAAATACAAAACGTAGAACACAATCAAGTATAACAGCTGATCGTTAATCGAGTCTATCGTTAATTGAGTAGCTGGCTGTGTGAAaggcaaaaaattataatatcaatGTACTAAATCAAGTTGGCTGTGCGAAAGGCTTTTAGATAGCGCAAAGACTTAACATAACCTTCAAGTAATTTGAAAAGCCCTCTAGAAAATTGAGGTAGTTCACTTTCCTATAACAAAGCAAATTATCGTCTATATGTGCACTAACACTGATTAGACGCAATGTACCCTCATTTAAAAAGCCATtaacaattatttataatttccaccTAGGCCCAATTAAGTGATAAGAGCTTAAAGCTTCGGTTTCGAAAATTATGGAAGAAAGACTAAATAGGGAAAACTAATTAACGGCACATAATTCAAAGGCGGCGACTAAAATATTGCGGAAAAGGGCTCGCAAGTTGATGGATCATCTAGTTTTCGCTAATAACTTCCACAATATTATtggcaaataattatttatgaacAATAAAAGCGTTCATGTCATTTCGACTAATTCTCTTTCGTAATGACATTGCAACAAAAATGCAGCAACATACCCCCATCtcgtttatgtgtgtgtgtgtgagttcgTAAAGCAATCGTTCAAGTTCAAAAACATGCCGCTGCACACTCGATTAACATACAAACAAGCGGGCGTACATATACATTGCATAATTCttttttatcaacaaatttCCAGCCGTCAACCGCACAAGGTAAGCGTTAAAGCCATTTGTTCAaataaaagcatacatacatacatacatgcaacaacaattaacaTTACTGATTACACAAAgccataaaaatatgaacaatcgTCGGGGTGCATCACGTAAAATGCAAAAAGTCTCGAGGCGTAtttgaaaatgcataaaaattaacACGAAAATTAGTACAAATCCGCCCGGTCGCACACCCCGCCTTGCCCTGCATGTGTGTATGGCGGAAAATATTGTCATTTAAATTAGAATTTCGCGTTCGTGCCTGACTGTTTAAAACCCAATTGAATTCGGCCCATTTAAGTAGATTGGCTAAAGGCCCAACAAACTCATTTATCAGTCGAAAGCGAGTCGAACCTCGTGAACTTAGCGCAATCAGTTCGCACCGCTTGCCATAGCATTGCAGCGACACTGACACTGGCACTGACACTTGTTGACAGGCCCTCAACAGTTCCGCGAACAGACTCGGAAAATAACGGAAGCAAGCGATAACAAACGAGTATATGGAAAGGTCGACCACCAAGTTGCCTCATATTATTAGCAGGAAGTTCAAAGCGCGAAAACTTCTTCTTGTGAGCTGGTAGAAGAATaaagacacaaaaaaaaaaattaagaattcatATTTGCTTAACTGTATCGAGTAGCGGAGGCAACAAAGTTTTAATGCTTCAATTGTTGTGTTCTTTTGTGTTGACTTTTCACCAAAACAAGTGTTTCAGTTATCCGCTTAATTCAACGCAATCGTATTTGCATAATATTTAATGCTGTCTTGTTGTCTCTTATATTATCTGCAAATTATCTGCGTTGTCTTTATCAGTCGAATCTGTCGCAAGTAAAAATACGCGCGTGTGTGCTTTGTGCGATTTAGTAAAACACTTATCTAAAAACAGTATTAGTAACGGTGAGTTAGACGTTCATCAACCCGACGATCCCAGCGACGATCAGTCGTTATTGTTTCTTGTCGGCGTAACGGTAGTGAGTGAAATGTCGCGCAAAAGAAGTAAGTGAAGCTATAGTGTGTTATAGATCAGTCTTAGTCTCACGCTTTAAATCAACACTTACACTGGGTCCTTAAAGTGGCTGGTTAAGCTATAAGAAATAAGTGAAAAGTCTAAGAAAAACAGTTCAAAAGGAATATCCAAAACTGAGTGTAGGAACTGGCTGGAAACATAACATAATAGTGCTTATTTAAAGGGTACTTTCTTCGATTTACTATTCCGAAACTATACCTAAGCTCAGACAGAATCAagccaatattttttaatactttcttaAGTTTCTTATCAAGATAATATTGTACTTTAGATAATATTCTTCTAGCCTTTGTCTCACCTTAGTATTTGCTCCAAAAGAGGCTGGTTTCTATCGATTTCCTAAGCTGTTGCGGAaacttttttccttaaaaaacaTATGCTCTTATATTCGGTTCCTCCACAAGGTCGGCTAATTAGATTTCTGGAATTAAAACTCGGAAACACCCCATTATACTTCGACTGGTATAGTGAATCGTTGTTGACAGTATCTTCTGTACCTTCGACGGTAATTAGATCGCCTTCATCGAGGCCAACAACACACTTTAGGTTTCTTTTTCATCTTTATTCGCGAAGAaaccgcttatgcggttatagccgaattaacaacagcgcgccagttcagtcgtttcttcttttcacaaggtggcgccaattggagattccaagcgaagccaggccttctccacctgatccttCCTACGGCGTTGGAACCTTTCAGCGCTAGAGGGTTTTCGTTCATACgtatgacatgacctagccactgcagccgttgtctcttaattcgttgaactatgtccatgtcgtcgtatatctcatacagctcatcgttccatcgaatgcgatattcgccgtggccatcgtgcaaaggaccatacatctttcgcagaatcaTCATTCATCCTCCAACTAATATTTGCATGGTTCTAAAGGAAATATTAACGCTGGACTCTAGTCTTGATTAACTACCCCAAAACCAAGGACAAATATGATATATCAGGTCTTTCGTTTAATAACAGTTATaagcacatatatatttatgtctccaggtctacatatatttacttaatattttacttttcacttATTTCTGTTTTTCGATAAGCATAAACTgtgttttgttaatattttaccAGCTTGAGATTGTTCTCACACGTTAGCAACCCAACAAATACATGTACTGTATAAATATGTAGTTGCTCATATTTACCTTCATAAGTCTGGTGGTAACCATTAACACAAAGAGCAAACAGTTTACTGAactcaaaaacatatttttgtccAAGTTCAAGCCATTTCTGGTATTTTAAGTTATTATTACTCACATTTGCCACTTTTCCAGCGCTGATCTGCAGTATCGTGCTACTTTGTCTGCTAAGTGGCAACCATGGTGTCTTAGCGCTCTTTGAGGGCTGCGATAGCACTTTTCAAATAAATCCCGGCACCACCTATTTGCAATCTCCATATTATCCCAACACATATCCTCCATGGACGTCCTGCCGCTATCAAATTATTGCACCAGTGGACTATACCATCGAAGCCAATTGCACCATCGATTTGCCCAGTGTAAGATATTCTCGCCTACTTACATAACCTACAagtgattttcatttttcttccaCTACATTTAGAATGCCGGTCAATGCACAACGGAACATTTTTATGTGAGCACCGAAGGCGATCCGCAACTTCGCGATTCGGAACAGTTCTGCGGCCAAGGCACATTTACTCGTGTCTCCTTATTTCGTAAGCTAACTTTGGCGTACGCCTCTTATGGAAATACGGGCAGATTCCTGTGTTCGTTAACGATACGACCGCAGCAATGCGAATGTGGTTGGTCGACGTCCACCAAAATCGCGAATGGGCAGGAAGTCGGCACTAATGAGTTCCCATTTATGGTCGGGCTGCAAAATTTGGCATCTAGCACGGACATTTTTTGTGGCGGCACCATTAGTGAGTGTTCTCAACAACAATTATTGCTTCAGCCTATTTATTGTTTGATTATTTCTTTCTAGTCTCGCATTTCCACATAATCACCGCCGCTCACTGCGCTAGGATTCAACCGGACGCCTCTCAAATCATAGCGCACGTTGGCTTCACACAAATATCGACACGTAAATACTCCTTTATTGGTCAACGCATGTCTCTATTTTATCTTGTTGTTTTATTCCCTCAGTGAACAATTCCCGTTATGCGGCAGCTTACCGTATTCGAAGTATAACTATACATCCAGGCTACACGGATGATCCGCCCGTTAATGACATCAGTGTGCTGGTAACCAATATATTGATTGAATGGGAACGCGGCGTTGGTCCGATCTGCCTTCCACCAGCTGGGTAAGTTGATCCCACCAAGCCGCTTATATAGCCACACTTACACACATCTCTCCTATTTTACATCAGTTCATCGACCTTTGCTTACCAAACCGTGGACGTTGCCGGTTGGGGAACCGAAAGCTTTGCCGGTCCGACCACAGATGCACTAATGAAAGCTAATCTTATGGTGGTCGAGAATTCTGTGTGTCAGGAAAAGTACGATGTGCCAATTTATTCCTCTCAAATCTGCACCACGGACTACTCTGGCCAAGGCCGTGATGCATGTCAGTATGACTCCGGCGGTCCAGTGGTGTGGCGCAGTTCACGCATGTTTCTCGTTGGCTGCATTAGCTTTGGCCAGGCCTGCGGTCAGCCGTATGGCACCGGTGTGAATACGCGCATAACCTACTTTTTGAACTGGATTCAGCAAGTAACGGGTTACACGACCTGCGTGAAACCACTGGGCTAATACTGTTAAGATAACCGCATCAATTactgtgaaaataaatatatattatatacatacatatctttacACAAGAAGTGCAAGTGGATGTTTTATTAAGACTTATAGGTTTTAGCTTTGACGTGAGATTGTAGACCACAAGATAAGCCACGGAATTGGGGTATATGGAAGCTTTTTGGGGAACTGCTTTCAACAGCTAAGAGACGTTGACACTTTTGCTACAGTCGTCGTGTACAATAAGTCTTGAGATGGTGGCGTTGGTATTTTCGCGAGGATCAGTTAATTTTCAGCATTTTGTACTCTCAGTGCTTGCCCTGGCGGCTCGGCTGGCTACCGTCAAAACACAAATGAGTTGCATTACGCAGGACTATTATCTGCCTTCCAATCAGCAGGTGTTCAATATAACTTCACCGAATTATCCAGGCGCCTACAGACCAGGCACGAATTGCAGATTTCGTTTAATTGCGCCTTACGCGCATGTGGTTGTGCTCAACTGCATCTTCGATGTGGTAAGTACGCTCTGAACCGTATTCTTTCAACACactgatttcaaaaaatttcaaacttcttcAAATCTTCAAAACCTAGTACCCAAACGTATGTGGCACGGAGTATTTTTACATATCACGTGATGGCGATTTGGACTTCCGCGAGGGTGAAGCCTACTGCACCAATACAAATATAGTGCGCAATTCGTATTTTCGTCCTATGACCGTGGGTTATTACTCGTCCTCACCGAGTACCAATCAACAAGGTCGTTTCTTCTGCCAGGCATATGCACAGCGCCAGCCTTGCAATTGTGGCTGGACCACACAGACGCGCATCACTAACGGACAGGAAGCAACCAAACACGAGTATCCTTCTATGGTGGCTTTGCGAGACATCGGCTCCTCTCAACAGATCTTCTGCGGCGGCAGTATTGGTATGTAGCTCATTTAAATGCGCTTAAAAGGCTTGATgctcaaaaacattttcatctTTAGTTAGTAATCGCCACATTATGACGGCAGCGCATTGTATAAACGTACAGCCAGATGCACGAAGGATCATCGCCTATGTGGGTGATCACGACCTAAGCAGCAGTGAGTAAAATATAGACCGGAGAACACGGATCTTTGCGTATTAGAAAGAGAAAGTGGCAGCGCCTGCTTAAACTTTCCGATTTCTCGATTTTGGCTCACATTACCGTTACTATTTAAGTATCAGTTCATAATCAAAACCTTTCCTTCGTCCTTATTTAGACACCGAATCTATTTTTGCTGTACAACATCGCATCCAGCAGATTATCATACATCCGAATTATGCTTCGACGGCTAATGGTGTTGTCAACGATTTGGCTTTACTCATCACGATAGCACGCATCGAATGGTCACGTGGTGTTGGACCTATCTGTCTGCCATTACTGCAATCGTTTGTTGATACATTTGCTCTTCTATACAGTCATTGACTTAACTAATATTGTGCCAATTTCAGCTCTGATTTATTCACCTACCGCACGGTAGATGTGACTGGCTGGGGCACAACTTCATTCGCCGGTCCCAAGTCGAACACGCTACAAAAGGTCGAGCTTATGACTGTCGAGAATAGCGCCTGCGAAACCCAGTTCAATACCACCATCACCGCCGCGCACATTTGCACGCATGATTACCGGGGTTTGGGGCAGGACTCCTGTCAATATGACTCCGGCGGTCCGGTCATACTGCGCCAACAGCAGCAGCTCTCTCAACCGTCACGCATGTATGCGCTCGGAGTTATCAGTTATGGTGGCACGTGCGGTTCGCGCTATGCAGTGGGCGTGAATACACGGATCACTTCGTATCTCCGCTGGATCTggaattatttgcaaaatgttggcggtgtgtgtgtg
This Bactrocera dorsalis isolate Fly_Bdor unplaced genomic scaffold, ASM2337382v1 BdCtg040, whole genome shotgun sequence DNA region includes the following protein-coding sequences:
- the LOC105228066 gene encoding venom serine protease, whose protein sequence is MSRKRTLICSIVLLCLLSGNHGVLALFEGCDSTFQINPGTTYLQSPYYPNTYPPWTSCRYQIIAPVDYTIEANCTIDLPSNAGQCTTEHFYVSTEGDPQLRDSEQFCGQGTFTRVSLFRKLTLAYASYGNTGRFLCSLTIRPQQCECGWSTSTKIANGQEVGTNEFPFMVGLQNLASSTDIFCGGTIISHFHIITAAHCARIQPDASQIIAHVGFTQISTLNNSRYAAAYRIRSITIHPGYTDDPPVNDISVLVTNILIEWERGVGPICLPPAGSSTFAYQTVDVAGWGTESFAGPTTDALMKANLMVVENSVCQEKYDVPIYSSQICTTDYSGQGRDACQYDSGGPVVWRSSRMFLVGCISFGQACGQPYGTGVNTRITYFLNWIQQVTGYTTCVKPLG
- the LOC105228064 gene encoding venom serine protease; translation: MVALVFSRGSVNFQHFVLSVLALAARLATVKTQMSCITQDYYLPSNQQVFNITSPNYPGAYRPGTNCRFRLIAPYAHVVVLNCIFDVYPNVCGTEYFYISRDGDLDFREGEAYCTNTNIVRNSYFRPMTVGYYSSSPSTNQQGRFFCQAYAQRQPCNCGWTTQTRITNGQEATKHEYPSMVALRDIGSSQQIFCGGSIVSNRHIMTAAHCINVQPDARRIIAYVGDHDLSSNTESIFAVQHRIQQIIIHPNYASTANGVVNDLALLITIARIEWSRGVGPICLPLLQSSDLFTYRTVDVTGWGTTSFAGPKSNTLQKVELMTVENSACETQFNTTITAAHICTHDYRGLGQDSCQYDSGGPVILRQQQQLSQPSRMYALGVISYGGTCGSRYAVGVNTRITSYLRWIWNYLQNVGGVCVP